GCCTTCCACAACGCGCCAGATCCCAAGATCTGCGTATCCTACGGCGCGTGCGGCTGCAGCGGCGGCATATTCCACGACATGTATTGCGTATGGGGCGGCAGCGACAAGATCGTGCCCATAGACGTGTACATTCCCGGCTGCCCACCCACCCCGCAGGCCACCATCTATGGCCTTGCCGTGGCCCTCGGTCTGCTGGACCAGAAGCTCAAGGAACGCAACCACGAGGAATCCGGCGCAGCAGCCCCCGCCCCCCTGCTGCCCGACGCTCCGCTGGACATCCGCGTGCGGATCGAACGCGAGGCGCGCCTGCTGGCGGGCTACCGTCAGGGCAGGGAAATCAGCGACCGCTTCTTCACCTGCCTGGAGGCGGGCAGCACGGCGGCCCTTGAAGGCAACCTGCAAAAATGGATTCGCGATGCCGATGACCCGCGCCTGACGGAGATTCTCTTCCGTCTGCGCGAGATGTTTTTCGACAGCCTGAACATGAGTCAGGATCAGGGGATCTGCCATGACTGAGATGGTCCGCTTTCACGCGCTGCGGCGAAAATTTCTGGATACCCAAAAGGATCTTCCCGAATCAGACGCCACAAAGCAGGTCATGTACTATTCCCTTGCCATCGGGCATCACGTGGGGGTTATCGACTGCCTCGTCAAGGTGCTGGAATGCCCCAAAGACGCCTATGAGACATGGGTGGGCCTGCTGCCGCAGGGCGAGGCCCGCCGCAAGATGTCGGGCTTGCTGACCTTTGGCGAAATACACATTGACGCGAACCATGCGGGCATGCTGGGCAAGGCTTTTGCCCAAGCCATGCCTGGCATGGACGAACCGTACAGGGGCTGGAGCGCCGCCCTTATGGAACAGCTGGCCGCCATTCAGCAAGAACCAGCACTCTACCTCATGGTGCAGTTGCCCCGGAGGATGGAATGACCGCTCCTGCACCCCAGACCTGCAGCGTGGTGCTGACAGTGGGCAACAGCCTGATGGGCGACGACGGCGCAGGCCCGCTTTTGTGCGAACGCCTGGAAGCCGCGCCCGTCCCGGGCTGGACTGTGGTAGACGGCGGTTCCATGCCCGAAAACGTCACGTATGCCGTCAAGGCCATGAAGCCGCAGCGCCTGCTTATTGTGGACGTTGCCGCACTGGGGCTGCCCCCCGGTGAAATGCGCTTTGTGGACAAGGAACGCATCCGGGTCATGGGCATAGCCAGCACACATAACATGCCGCTTTCATTCATTATGGATGAACTGAAACAGGAAATCGAGCAGGTTGTGTTTCTGGGCATTCAGCCACAGGAGGTGGGCTTTTGCCTGCCAGTGACCGATGCCGTGCAGCAGGCGGTGGATCGCATCCACGCGGGGCTGGCAGGTGGTCTTGCCGACATTCCCTGGCTGCCCTGATGTTTCGTCAAAAATGTCGAAACAGAAAAAGATTGCTAACTATCTGGTGTAATAACGATTGCCACAGCTTCCGCACCAACCTGCGCTGTGATGCTTCGTCAATTTTGACGAAGCAAAGACAACCGTACTTTGTACAACAATCGTAAGACAACAGAATACCAGACTATTTTTGCAAAACTCTGGCATCCTTGTTGCAAATTAACGAAAACCGCATGGCCACACGCCGTGTCGGACAAACAAGCAAGGGCTTTCCATGAAAAAACGCATAGCGGCCAACCCGGGGCGGTGCATAGGCTGCCGCACCTGTGAGATAGCCTGCGCCCTGGCGCACAGTGAACTGCGTATCGAAGACATGACCGCCTCTGACTTCAAAGCCAGAGTTGCCATCCTGAAGTACGAAGACATCAGCACGCCGGTGGCCTGCCGCCAGTGTGAGGACGCCCCCTGCGCCGCCGCCTGCCCCTGCGGAGCCATTGTGGTGAACAGCGAAAGCGTCACCGTGCTGCGTGAGAAGTGCATAGGCTGCAAGGCCTGCATCATGGCCTGTCCTTACGGGGTCATGCGGGTCACAAGCCACAGGGTACGCCGCACAGTTTGCGGCAAACCGCTGGGCTACAGCCAAAAGGCCCTGGCGCAAAAGTGCGACCTGTGCGCCAGCGTGCCCGAAGGTCCCTCCTGCGTGCGGGCCTGCCCCACCAACGTGCTGTTTGTGGTGGAGGATGAAACGGTGCAGCCCGCAGGAACTGTCGCATTTCAATGAAAACTTTTTGGGCGGCACGCCAGATTCGTGTTGCAGTGCGGCCCCACATGTCTGCCGGAGCAGCGGAGTGCCCGCCGCTGTTTAAATGAATACAAGAGGACATCATGAAAAAAGTAATAGAAGTCTGCCCCTACTGCGCTTCGGGCTGCAAGATCAACCTGCTGGTTGAAAACGGCAAGGTCGTGGGCGCTGAAGGCGCCAACGGCCTGACCAACCAGGGGGCTCTGTGTCTCAAGGGTCTGTATGGCTGGGACTTTATCAACGACACAAAAATCCTGACCCCAAGGGTCAAAAACCCCATGATCCGCCGCAAGCGCGGCGGCGAGTTTGAGGCTGTCTCGTGGGATACGGCCATCGACTACGCCGCATCGCGCCTCACGGCCATCAAAAATGACTTTGGCCCCGACTCCATCATGGTATCCGGGTCCTCGCGTTCCACCGGCAACGAAACCAATTACATAATGCAAAAATTCGCCCGCGCGGCTCTCGGCACCAATAATGTCGACTGCTGCGCGCGGGTCTGACACGGCCCATCGGTTGCAGGTCTGCAACAATCTGTCGGCAATGGCGCAATGAGCAACTCCATTGTGGAGATTGAAGATACCAAATGCATATTCATCTTTGGCTGGAATCCGGCAGATTCCCATCCAATCATCGCCCGCAGGGTGGTGAAAGCCAAAGAAAAAGGGGCGACCATCATTGTCTGTGACCCGCGCAAGATTGAAACTGCGCGCATCGCCGACCTGCATGTGCCCCTGAAAAACGGTTCCAACGTGGCCTTCGTCAATGCCCTGATGCACGTCATCATCCATGAAGATCTGGCCGACAAGGAGTTCATAGAAAAGCACACCACAGGTTTTGAGGAACTCAAGGCCATTGTGGACAACTATGCTCCCGAAACGGTCACGGAAATAACGGGCATTGACGCGGAAACCATTCGCAAGACCGCCCACATGTATGCCACTGCCCCCGATGGGGCGGGCATATACTGGGGCATGGGCGTATGCCAGTTCTATCAGGGCGTGGAAACCGTGCGGGCACTGACCTCCATGGCTCTGATTACCGGCAACCTGGGCAAACCCCACACCGGCGTTGCGCCGGTGCGCGGGCAAAACAACGTGCAGGGCGCCTGCGACATGGGCGCGCTGCCCAACGTGTTTGTGGGTTACCAAAGCGTGCTCGACCCTGCCATGCGCGAGAAATTCGCCAAGGCCTGGGGCGTTCCTGTGGAGCGCATGTCGTCAAAGGTTGGCCATTACCTGAGCGAAGTCGCCTCAAGCGCTGCCTCAGGCAGGCTCAAGGCCTTCTACTGCATGGGTGAAGACCCCTTGCAGACAGAACCTGACCTTCCCGGCGTGCGCAGTGGTTTCAGCAAGCTTGACCTGCTCATCGTGCAGGACTGCTTTATGACCAAGACCGCAGCCGTGGCCGACGTGATCTTTCCCACGACCACGTGGGGCGAACACGAAGGCGTGTATTCGGCTGCCGACCGTGGTTTCCAGCGCTTCTACAAGGCTGTGGAACCGCAGGGCGACGTAAAGGTGGACTGGGACATCATCTGCCGCCTGTCCACGGCCATGGGCTATCCCATGCGCTACAACAATACCAGGGAGATCTGGGACGAACTGATCTCGCTTTCGCCCAAGTATGCGGAAGCTACCTATGAAAAACTCGATGCAGACGGCGGGCTTGGCTACATTCAGTGGCCCTGCACCAAGGATGCCCCAAACGGCACCCAGGTGCTTTATGCCCAGCCTGACGGAAGCATCAGGTTTGAAACTGCCGACGGACTGGGACACCTGTTTACGGTGGACTGGGTTCCGCCTGTGGAAAAAACCAGCTCCGAGTTCCCTCTGGTGCTCTCTACAGTGCGCGAAGTGGGCCACTACTCCTGCCGCTCCATGACAGGCAACTGCAAGGCGCTGGCGGCACTGGCGGACGAACCCGGCTTTGTGCAGATGAACGACAAGGATGCGGAAGCCCTTGGCATCCGCGACCATGAACTTGTATGGGTGCAGTCGCACCACTCCAAGGTCATCACCCGGGCGCAGGTCAGCCCGCGCACCAACCAGGGCGCGGTGTACATGACCTACCAATGGTGGGTCGGCGCATGCAACGAATTGGTGGGCGAGGTGTTAAGCCCCATCACCAAAACGCCGGAATACAAGTATGTGCCTGTCCGTGTTGAAAAAATAGAGGATCAGACCTGGGCCGAAAGCTATGTTGTGCAGGTGTACAGCGAACTGAAGCAGCGCCTGCGCAAAGAAAAGGCCGACGGCTCAGCCCAGAAAGTCCCTGCCTGATTGATATAACCCTCAGCAATCCCCCGCGCGGATGCGGCCATGCCAAATCCGCGCGGGGGAACCAC
This DNA window, taken from Desulfovibrio sp. 86, encodes the following:
- a CDS encoding NADH-quinone oxidoreductase subunit B family protein; amino-acid sequence: MSIVPYAYAPGVSHYKTEPVSVEDSVAALKAALLQRIQRSAYVYRIDCGGCNGCEIEIFASITSIFDAERFGIKVVPSPRHADILLFTGAVTRAMRMPALRAFHNAPDPKICVSYGACGCSGGIFHDMYCVWGGSDKIVPIDVYIPGCPPTPQATIYGLAVALGLLDQKLKERNHEESGAAAPAPLLPDAPLDIRVRIEREARLLAGYRQGREISDRFFTCLEAGSTAALEGNLQKWIRDADDPRLTEILFRLREMFFDSLNMSQDQGICHD
- a CDS encoding formate hydrogenlyase maturation HycH family protein gives rise to the protein MTEMVRFHALRRKFLDTQKDLPESDATKQVMYYSLAIGHHVGVIDCLVKVLECPKDAYETWVGLLPQGEARRKMSGLLTFGEIHIDANHAGMLGKAFAQAMPGMDEPYRGWSAALMEQLAAIQQEPALYLMVQLPRRME
- the hycI gene encoding hydrogenase maturation peptidase HycI, whose protein sequence is MTAPAPQTCSVVLTVGNSLMGDDGAGPLLCERLEAAPVPGWTVVDGGSMPENVTYAVKAMKPQRLLIVDVAALGLPPGEMRFVDKERIRVMGIASTHNMPLSFIMDELKQEIEQVVFLGIQPQEVGFCLPVTDAVQQAVDRIHAGLAGGLADIPWLP
- a CDS encoding 4Fe-4S dicluster domain-containing protein, giving the protein MKKRIAANPGRCIGCRTCEIACALAHSELRIEDMTASDFKARVAILKYEDISTPVACRQCEDAPCAAACPCGAIVVNSESVTVLREKCIGCKACIMACPYGVMRVTSHRVRRTVCGKPLGYSQKALAQKCDLCASVPEGPSCVRACPTNVLFVVEDETVQPAGTVAFQ
- the fdhF gene encoding formate dehydrogenase subunit alpha, whose protein sequence is MKKVIEVCPYCASGCKINLLVENGKVVGAEGANGLTNQGALCLKGLYGWDFINDTKILTPRVKNPMIRRKRGGEFEAVSWDTAIDYAASRLTAIKNDFGPDSIMVSGSSRSTGNETNYIMQKFARAALGTNNVDCCARVUHGPSVAGLQQSVGNGAMSNSIVEIEDTKCIFIFGWNPADSHPIIARRVVKAKEKGATIIVCDPRKIETARIADLHVPLKNGSNVAFVNALMHVIIHEDLADKEFIEKHTTGFEELKAIVDNYAPETVTEITGIDAETIRKTAHMYATAPDGAGIYWGMGVCQFYQGVETVRALTSMALITGNLGKPHTGVAPVRGQNNVQGACDMGALPNVFVGYQSVLDPAMREKFAKAWGVPVERMSSKVGHYLSEVASSAASGRLKAFYCMGEDPLQTEPDLPGVRSGFSKLDLLIVQDCFMTKTAAVADVIFPTTTWGEHEGVYSAADRGFQRFYKAVEPQGDVKVDWDIICRLSTAMGYPMRYNNTREIWDELISLSPKYAEATYEKLDADGGLGYIQWPCTKDAPNGTQVLYAQPDGSIRFETADGLGHLFTVDWVPPVEKTSSEFPLVLSTVREVGHYSCRSMTGNCKALAALADEPGFVQMNDKDAEALGIRDHELVWVQSHHSKVITRAQVSPRTNQGAVYMTYQWWVGACNELVGEVLSPITKTPEYKYVPVRVEKIEDQTWAESYVVQVYSELKQRLRKEKADGSAQKVPA